The following are encoded together in the Capsulimonas corticalis genome:
- a CDS encoding LacI family DNA-binding transcriptional regulator, producing the protein MATIKDVAERSGVSKATVSYILNNRPIPIGVETRERVLAAMRDLNYRPVSARQSSSAKRTNTVGVIFPSFGGRLVDLPYYNYLIDGILFVAIQSKWNTLLFNCETWEDAHQSLRSYCDGSCAGLILIGPSPMGDLVVALKERGIPFILINTGTQQSDISSVDIDNEAAAVQAVRYLIDEGHRRIAMLPGAAGHDSTQLRVRGFRRALTEAGLKYREEWVMPGEYSEESGYQRTHLLLQAESHPSKRPTALFCGNDLVAQGAYQALAERNISVPDDMSVIGMDDQLFARTMNPPLTSIRQPLQEIGERALTILMAQIDQGAVKDRTVRKVLLPVELVRRRSVAPPQASAQNTDGE; encoded by the coding sequence ATGGCAACAATCAAAGATGTCGCGGAACGAAGCGGCGTCTCCAAGGCGACGGTTTCCTACATCCTCAACAACCGCCCCATCCCCATTGGGGTCGAAACACGGGAACGAGTCCTCGCGGCAATGAGAGATCTCAATTATCGTCCCGTGTCCGCCCGTCAAAGCTCCTCCGCAAAGCGCACGAACACGGTGGGAGTGATCTTTCCCAGCTTTGGAGGACGCCTTGTCGATCTGCCCTATTACAATTATTTGATCGATGGGATTCTGTTTGTCGCCATCCAAAGCAAGTGGAACACGCTCCTGTTCAATTGCGAGACCTGGGAGGACGCTCACCAGAGCCTGCGCAGCTACTGCGATGGGAGCTGCGCGGGGCTGATCCTGATCGGTCCGTCTCCCATGGGAGATCTCGTCGTCGCGCTCAAGGAGCGGGGCATCCCCTTTATCCTCATCAATACGGGAACGCAGCAGAGCGATATCTCCTCTGTGGATATCGATAACGAAGCCGCAGCCGTCCAGGCCGTCCGCTATCTGATCGATGAAGGGCATCGCCGGATCGCGATGCTGCCGGGGGCGGCCGGCCACGACAGTACGCAGCTCCGCGTACGCGGTTTCCGACGTGCATTGACAGAGGCCGGCCTGAAATACCGAGAAGAGTGGGTAATGCCAGGGGAATATTCGGAAGAATCGGGATACCAGCGCACTCATCTATTGCTCCAAGCCGAATCTCACCCTTCAAAGCGTCCCACCGCGCTATTCTGCGGGAACGATCTGGTCGCTCAGGGAGCGTACCAAGCCCTCGCGGAGAGGAATATCTCCGTACCCGACGATATGTCGGTGATTGGGATGGACGATCAGTTATTTGCCCGCACGATGAACCCGCCTCTCACATCGATCCGGCAGCCTCTCCAGGAGATCGGAGAACGAGCCCTGACCATCCTGATGGCGCAGATCGATCAGGGAGCGGTGAAGGATCGCACGGTCCGTAAGGTGTTATTGCCCGTAGAACTGGTCCGCCGCCGCTCCGTCGCTCCCCCACAAGCCTCGGCGCAGAACACCGATGGCGAATAG